The Arachis duranensis cultivar V14167 chromosome 2, aradu.V14167.gnm2.J7QH, whole genome shotgun sequence genome has a window encoding:
- the LOC107473408 gene encoding uncharacterized protein LOC107473408, whose product MMKVHPSSKKRTNHRSQNAIVSSNPNPNNTKKLWRLPHVFASVLELPLHSDDDVSIDETTQFLRFVAWCKCRGSSSCGVSAEAVEIVPGITKIMIKGMDGGDCFAQQCYGFRFRLPPWTRPEMATAVCSGGKLVVTVPKTKTRGN is encoded by the coding sequence ATGATGAAGGTGCACCCTTCTTCAAAGAAACGAACCAACCATCGTTCCCAAAACGCCATCGTTTCATCGAACCCAAACCCAAACAATACGAAGAAGCTTTGGAGACTTCCGCACGTGTTCGCCAGCGTTCTTGAACTCCCTCTCCATTCAGACGACGACGTTTCGATCGACGAAACCACGCAGTTTCTCCGATTTGTTGCGTGGTGCAAGTGTAGAGGCTCTTCTTCTTGTGGAGTGAGTGCAGAGGCTGTAGAGATTGTTCCTGGAATAACCAAGATCATGATCAAAGGAATGGACGGTGGAGATTGTTTTGCCCAGCAGTGTTATGGTTTTCGGTTTAGGCTTCCGCCGTGGACTAGGCCGGAGATGGCCACGGCGGTTTGCAGCGGAGGAAAGCTGGTGGTCACGGTGCCAAAGACCAAGACCAGAGGGAATTGA
- the LOC107473409 gene encoding uncharacterized protein LOC107473409: MVRADASVSIKVLLNATAAHFGFRPTYRRVWLAKQKAVALIYGDWDESYNELPRWVLGVRLTMPGTVAVLRTSPVRVGGHLDESRAYFHRLFWTFPPCIEAFRYCKTLVSIDGTHLYGKYGGTLLVAIAQDGNSNILPVAFALVEGENAESWSFFLSHLREHVTPQLGLLVISDRHNDIKAALEAPDGGWLPPSAYRAFCIRLVAANFALTFKGKDARRLLVNAAYAKTEVEFHYWFDILRYEDPAMCDWANRIEYSLWTQHCDEGRRFGHMTTNISECVNSILKGVRNLPVCSLVKATYGRLAELFVRKEREAEAQMGTGQQFSQHLVKCIEANLTRCFTVTVYDRDNSEFTITEITPTGSFSLGTYRVSLASHTCDCGYFQALHFPCPHALACCAYSRLAWEPYVHQVYRLSSVFNVSDGFHTSHFGGFLATI, encoded by the coding sequence ATGGTTAGGGCTGATGCATCTGTCAGCATCAAGGTGCTCCTAAATGCCACCGCCGCACACTTTGGGTTTAGGCCGACTTACAGGAGGGTCTGGTTGGCGAAGCAGAAGGCTGTTGCCCTCATCTATGGTGACTGGGATGAGTCGTACAACGAGCTCCCAAGGTGGGTGTTAGGTGTCCGGTTGACGATGCCTGGTACTGTTGCAGTGCTAAGGACGAGCCCTGTTCGTGTCGGTGGACATTTGGACGAGTCTCGAGCTTATTTTCACAGACTATTCTGGACCTTTCCACCATGTATCGAGGCATTCCGTTATTGCAAGACCCTAGTTAGTATTGACGGCACCCATCTGTATGGCAAGTATGGGGGAACGTTGCTTGTCGCGATTGCACAGGACGGGAACTCCAACATACTCCCTGTTGCCTTCGCATTAGTCGAGGGTGAGAATGCTGAGTCGTGGTCCTTCTTTCTCTCCCACCTGCGTGAGCATGTCACACCGCAGCTGGGTCTGCTGGTTATCTCGGATAGGCATAACGACATCAAGGCCGCCCTTGAGGCTCCTGACGGAGGCTGGTTACCTCCGTCTGCATACCGGGCATTCTGCATTCGACTTGTTGCGGCAAATTTCGCCCTCACTTTCAAGGGCAAAGATGCAAGGAGGCTACTTGTGAATGCGGCATACGCTAAGACCGAGGTCGAGTTCCACTACTGGTTTGATATTCTTAGGTACGAAGACCCGGCGATGTGTGACTGGGCTAACCGGATTGAGTATTCCTTGTGGACACAGCATTGTGATGAGGGGCGTAGATTCGGACACATGACGACGAATATATCTGAATGTGTGAACTCGATCCTCAAGGGTGTCAGAAACCTTCCTGTGTGCTCCCTAGTGAAGGCAACATACGGAAGGTTGGCCGAATTATTTGTTCGCAAAGAGAGGGAGGCTGAGGCGCAGATGGGAACCGGACAACAATTTAGTCAGCACTTGGTGAAGTGTATAGAGGCCAACTTGACTAGGTGCTTCACGGTTACTGTGTATGACAGGGATAACTCCGAGTTCACCATCACAGAGATAACTCCGACTGGTTCTTTCTCACTGGGTACCTACAGAGTCTCGCTTGCATCTCACACATGTGACTGCGGATACTTCCAGGCACTTCATTTTCCTTGTCCCCACGCACTGGCATGCTGTGCATACTCACGGCTTGCATGGGAGCCTTACGTCCACCAGGTGTATCGTCTTAGTTCGGTCTTCAATGTATCAGATGGGTTTCACACCTCCCATTTCGGAGGGTTTCTAGCCACCATATGA
- the LOC107473410 gene encoding uncharacterized protein LOC107473410, whose amino-acid sequence MASEESFAVLVHHRGSIKKKTRSGVKFTDKDPLCIIVMPTTRYDDLVSSVLLKLGLEGVKRNTVKYDCFTIGSDEDLQVMFHCRRQFPEVRTPELLAKLVDAVSSSGGSNRNTTTLATVAGSSSRPAVASSSIPAYEPPVQPVASPSFAVDLHGSVGDEVGQGEYLPTSLQCAAPACVGDGFLDDPEDDDVEPDMIANDSGDDVGASDLAGVGGGSSSGTQQYPPHFSSLDLDAMRQGGLLGSRLDLALEMLKGLQV is encoded by the exons atggctagtgaggagagtttCGCAGTGTTGGTTCACCACAGAGGATCCATTAAGAAGAAAACACGTTCcggtgtgaagttcactgataaGGATCCTCTCTGTATTATCGTCATGCCTACGACGAGGTATGACGACCTTGTTAGCTCTGTACTGCTGAAACTTGGTCTGGAAGGTGTGAAACGG AACACCGTAAAGTACGATTGTTTCACGATCGGGAGTGATGAGGACTTGCAGGTCATGTTTCATTGTCGCCGGCAGTTTCCAGAGGTGAGGACACCAGAACTGTTGGCAAAGTTGGTTGACGCGGTGTCCAGTTCGGGGGGTTCGAACCGGAATACCACCACTTTAGCCACGGTTGCCGGTTCTAGCTCCAGACCTGCCGTTGCATCTTCCTCCATCCCTGCGTACGAGCCACCCGTCCAACCTGTCGCCTCCCCTTCGTTCGCTGTTGATCTCCACGGTAGTGTAGGCGACGAGGTCGGACAAGGGGAGTATCTGCCAACATCTTTACAGTGTGCTGCACCAGCTTGTGTTGGAGATGGATTCTTGGATGATCCGGAGGACGATGATGTCGAGCCGGATATGATTGCTAATGACAGTGGCGATGATGTTGGAGCAAGTGATCTTGCTGGGGTGGGCGGTGGTTCTAGCTCTGGCACGCAGCAGTACCCTCCACATTTTTCCTCTTTGGACTTGGATGCCATGAGGCAAGGGGGGTTGCTGGGCAGCCGGCTGGATTTGGCACTAGAGATGCTGAAGGGTCTGCAGGTCTGA
- the LOC107473411 gene encoding uncharacterized protein LOC107473411, producing MVRADASVSIKVLLNATAAHFGFRPTYRRVWMAKQKSIALIYGDWDESYNDLPRWVLGVQMTMPGSVVVLKTSPVRVGGQVDESQAYFHRLFWTFPSCIEAFRHCKPLVSIDGTHLYGKYGGTLLIAIAQDGNSNILPVAFALVEGENAESWTFFLSHLRQHVTLQPGLLVISDRHNGIKAALEAPDGGWLPPSAYRAFCIRHVAANFALTFKGKDARRLLVNAAYAKTEVEFDYWFDILRSEDPAMCEWANRIDYSLWTQHRDEGRRFGHMTTNISECVNSILKGVRNLPVASLVKATYCRLAELFVRKGREAEAQMGTGQQFSQHLVKCIEANMKTARCFTVTLYDRDNSEFTVAETTPTGSFSLGTYRVSLASRTCDCGYFQALHFPCQHALACCAYSRVTWTSYVHSVYQISSVFNVYRMGFTPPIPEGFWPPYDGPTVIPDPDKRRAREGRPRSTRIRTNMDEADPNRPKRCGLCRQPGHTRRNCPQVGGSSQTGHH from the coding sequence ATGGTTAGGGCTGATGCATCCGTGAGCATCAAGGTGCTCCTGAACGCCACGGCAGCGCACTTTGGTTTTAGGCCGACTTACCGGAGGGTTTGGATGGCGAAGCAGAAATCTATTGCCCTCATATACGGTGACTGGGATGAGTCCTACAACGACCTGCCTAGGTGGGTGTTGGGTGTGCAGATGACGATGCCTGGTAGTGTTGTCGTCCTTAAGACGAGCCCAGTTCGAGTTGGAGGACAAGTGGACGAGTCTCAAGCGTACTTCCACAGGCTTTTTTGGACTTTTCCGTCGTGCATCGAGGCATTCCGTCATTGCAAGCCGCTAGTGAGCATTGACGGCACACATCTGTATGGGAAGTATGGGGGGACGTTGCTCATCGCGATTGCACAGGACGGGAACTCGAACATTCTACCTGTCGCATTCGCACTAGTAGAGGGTGAGAATGCGGAATCCTGGACATTCTTTCTCTCGCACCTTCGACAGCACGTGACCCTGCAGCCCGGTCTACTGGTTATATCGGACAGGCACAACGGCATCAAGGCTGCGCTTGAGGCCCCTGACGGCGGTTGGCTACCGCCATCTGCGTACCGTGCATTCTGCATACGACACGTAGCGGCTAATTTTGCCCTAACCTTCAAGGGCAAAGACGCTAGGAGGCTACTAGTGAACGCGGCGTATGCGAAGACCGAGGTTGAATTTGATTACTGGTTTGATATCCTGCGATCTGAAGATCCGGCGATGTGTGAGTGGGCGAACCGGATTGATTACTCGTTGTGGACTCAGCATCGTGATGAGGGGCGGAGATTCGGTCACATGACGACGAACATCTCCGAGTGTGTGAACTCTATCCTGAAGGGGGTCAGAAATCTCCCTGTAGCATCCCTGGTGAAGGCAACATATTGTAGGCTTGCGGAACTGTTTGTTCGCAAGGGGAGAGAGGCTGAGGCCCAGATGGGAACAGGACAACAATTCAGTCAGCATTTGGTGAAGTGTATTGAGGCCAACATGAAGACGGCCAGGTGCTTCACGGTGACGCTGTATGACCGGGATAACTCCGAGTTCACTGTAGCAGAGACCACTCCGACTGGTTCTTTCTCCTTGGGTACTTACAGAGTATCCCTTGCCTCTCGGACATGTGACTGCGGGTACTTCCAGGCTCTTCATTTCCCGTGTCAGCATGCACTTGCATGCTGTGCATACTCACGGGTCACCTGGACCTCTTACGTTCACAGCGTCTATCAGATTAGCTCGGTGTTCAATGTGTATCGGATGGGATTCACACCTCCGATCCCGGAGGGCTTCTGGCCACCTTACGACGGGCCCACGGTGATTCCAGACCCTGACAAGAGGCGTGCCAGAGAGGGTCGTCCTAGATCCACTAGGATACGGACGAATATGGACGAGGCGGATCCGAATCGGCCAAAGAGGTGCGGCCTATGTCGCCAACCCGGACACACACGACGTAATTGCCCACAGGTTGGAGGCTCGTCTCAGACAGGACACCATTAG